In Gadus chalcogrammus isolate NIFS_2021 chromosome 13, NIFS_Gcha_1.0, whole genome shotgun sequence, the genomic stretch GTTAGTTGCTATGGCCACCATTAGAAAATTTAACTGACTTCCCAGGTGGGAGCTATAAAATCCTTTTTATATCAATACAAGAATTTTTTGCGATAATCAAATGATTAATTTCTTTAGCAAGTAGCCGTATAATAAGCTAAATATGAGGACATATACATCTTGTAGTATTCTAACACACGTTTAGGGATGCGTTCGCGAGACACACGTGTCTGAAAGTAAGACCTCTTGTTGTTGTAATCAAGAGACAGAGaatatgtgttgttgtgttgtcgtTATCATGTCGCACGAAATGTTTTTCTGCCTCTGGAAAGCAGAAGAAGCAGTTTGTCATCAATAACAGAAGAGATGAATGGCTTCAGTTAGTCCAAATGAATCACCATTGTCTGTAAATACAGGAAAGCCCAGAAATTCTGTTTGTAGCTGTATGTGTCAGCCACTGCTGCATCCATGCAGAATAAAGAGACGACTAAATATAGTGCACCCAAACATGTCTATGTAACAgagagccccacacacacacacacacacacacatatacacagacacggCTGTAGTCATTCCAGTGAACTGGTGCGAATAGTTTGACATTATTGCCCTTGAAGACCCAATGACATGGAAAGCTAATCAGGGATAAAAAGACCACAGTAAAAAAACCTCATCAGCAAATTTAAGTAGCTGGaacttccttcctcctccggtTAGCTAAGCTTTCCAAACTCCCAGTGAAGACTGAAGTGAAGCAACTTCCTCCCAGCAGAAAACAAGGAAAGAAAACCAAGATGACTTACCACGGACGTAACCGAAATGACTCCAGTGTCGCATGGGTTCACATCCTCCAAAGTCAACCCCTTATTGTTAAAGCCTTTTAACTTTGATAGTCCAAGAACTGCATTCTAATGGTGAAAAGATATTGAGTGGGATTTATCAAACTCAAATTTCCAAATTTATTGTTCAATGCAAGATAAAATGATTGAACCAAATGAATACATCTAGATCATAATAAACAGGACAATCACAATATTCTAGGTCAGAGGGAGCATGCCTCATACCACTTCTTAAAGAGAGTGTATGCAATAGGCCTTTGCAAACTATTAATACACCCTCAAAAGTAGCATCCAAATTCTTCTATGGGCCTTATTCACATTTCAATAGGCTATATTTTTAGCtttgataataaataataaataaaatctcATACCCACAAATAGTCAAAGATACCTTGACAAGCAGTGTTTTTGTCATTGGATAACACCTATTTAAGCATCGACCTCCATAGACCTAAACCACATGTCCATACAAACACCCACTCCCAGGTACAGCGCTATGGCAATATACATTGTTTACATCAACTGTACTAAATGTGCCCTTGCCCTAACCAAGCGTCCCCATGACATAAACATTCATGCAAGCAAATAGGTTGGATTCGCACGAAAGTAAAACAAGTAATTACAGCAGTACATAATACAGCAATGTATCTGGAGATCAGACtccaaaaaaaagtttgaaagtACTCATATTattgataaaaacaaacaaacatgggaGCGACATAAGTATTTACCTGGGGCCCAGCGACCATGTGGTTATCTCAAAGACAGAATATCATTTCCCATAACTATCCGATGATCCATGTGGTATCAGAAgaaggcagagcgggagagagagagcgagagcgacatACACAAACGGCCAAGCCGAGTGCAAGAGCTGTATACCGGCTTATTCTAGCTCTGTAGTGTGCCAGTGGCAGATCAGTGGTAAGTGATGCCACTCCCCCCCTTTCGTAGGGCGTTGCAGtagattgagtgagtgagtgtgttagtcaccccaaaacacacacgcgcctTTTTAAGCACCAATGCAGTTTTATGTCCACCTCCTCACTTCTCTTCCCCTAAGTTAGCAGGAATGCCGGAGTTTGTGGGGAAGAACAAGGGGAGCACAGTATCCGGTaaagacacacccacaccccagccaccctcccactcacacacgtTATGATTGCAGACAGCACAGATACAGTGTGTTTATAAAGGATTTTCTACAAGCTAAAGTAATACGTTTGATCATTCTGTAGCAGTCGTGTAAAGTAACAAAGTATAAACACTTTGTTACAGTAAATAAgtagttatttattttgactGTACTTCTTGAGGACCTAGGTCGATTTTCACTTTCACTTCACTACATCATAAAAAAACTCAATTTACAACGAGACATTTACAAAATTGCCTGATCAAGCTAACGGGATATCCTTAAAAATTACCCTTTTTTGTAAAGTATTTTCTTAGTATGTTGACCTGCTTTTAGTATAATATCGGGTTAAATAttcaaccaaaataaataagtatCGACTCACAGATTATCATTCTCAGTGGAATCCTCACTTATGATCAAGGGCATTTTCATGACCAATCAAAAAGCGATTTGATATGTTGTGCAGGATcgtcaaataaatacataaatacattaaagttacaaaaagagagacacacacagatgcaactCCAAGGTGCAATTAAATTACCGTTCAGGTGTATATGTCACCTTCGATCAAGCCAAGATATGAGCTCCATCTGGTGGCAAGTACATTGTCCCTAACTCACCTTCTAAATATAGCAAATGCATTTCTAGCATACCTCGACAACATTTTATGATATGATGCATCTTATATCATGTAACAATCACGTCCAAAGATAATTGGGcaacataaatacatgcatgcatacagcCAGTTTGTTACTGTCCACGAAGACCATATCTACAATATATACTATTCATTTTCTtcttggatgtgttttattattcaagaAAATGGATTATggattttatttaaacacaattatcTTCCCCCGCAAAAAACTCCACAAACATGCTCAGACACGTGGGCTTACCCCATGATGCTTTGGAAAAGTCAAGATTTTGAGGAACCACGTGATTGGGTGATGCAGTCACCCAAGTACAGCTATAATAAAGCAatacaaaacattaaaaaaaacggtTTCACTTTTACACAAGTCTGCGTTAGTTAAGTACCTTTGACCGGAAGTCAAACCCTTATGTTAGCCATTCTTTTAACATTTCCAAATAATATAACAGGACGTCCGTGAGAGTCGACACTAGTTTAACTTGATTATCGACGGCACGCATCAGCATCGGCACTTTGACAAATCAATCAGCCAGCCTGGTTGATTGAGCGATTGCGTGTTTTGCAATGACATGTAGGCATATCGGGCTGTTCAACGATAGAGGGATAGAGGATGCTCAAAGATACATATTTTAATGCTGGTTTACCATTTCAGAAAAAACCCAAACCCTATCCCTCATCACTGCCACTCCGACAGTATCCCAGGGTAATTGGTTTCAAAGTGTCACTCTGTTCGGTTGTGCTTAAAACAACGAACGAGCAcgcaccccccacccccgccccccgacCTACAAGCATCCCTTGTTTGTATACAGAGGTCCCATCAGTGGGTCCGGCACCCAGTTCTCATAGTGCCCGCAGTGTATTTACCGGGTTATTTTGGTCCAGGGGAAAGGCTCATCCACACCCTTTGTTCATTGGCTGCTATAGTTGCGTTCCTACTCGATTCGTCCAATCAGGAGGCCGCTGTGTGTAGGAGGCGAGGTTACTGACCAAGACAGCCTTGTACTCTTTTGACAATagtccacacacatacacattacgaacacgtccacacacacacacacacacacacacacacacacacacacacacacacacacacacacacacacacacacacacacacacacacacacacacacacacacacacacacacgcccttaGCTAGGTCCCAGCATATACCATGTTAGGTCGCCCATCTCTCAACCCGCCCTTGGTTACTATGGTTGCGGATATGGTTGGAAACAAACAACACAGATAGTTGGCTGGCGTGTGTTGCTGGAATAGCGCGAGTCTACACAGAGTCAGACCAAGAGGCCAGCCACCCGGGGGCCCGCTCACTCATCAATGGAACAAAGACCACTGTCGATATGCGCATATATAGTTATGTCTAAGGCcttgggtgggggggcggggataAATTCATAAAACACCCACCCCTAAAACAGAGGTTGGTTAAATATAGTACTTACAACTCTCCGCGTCGATTGCACTAACCTGAATACTTCAATCATGAATCTGTCTCATACGATTATGTTACGCAGCAAAGTAAACACCTGCCAACCAgccagacggacagacaaaaAGAGGCATGGGTAGATGGTTTGgtgacaaagaaagagagagaggtgaaaggagaaaaagaaggaaagaagagaaAACTAGTGACAGCAAACATGTGCGACTATAACCAACCGCACAGCATGTTCTtctgaaactgtgtgtgtgcaggcatttGGAATGGTTGGCATTTTGGGagataacacacagacacactcaagaCACAGACCACAATGCACTCCCCAAAACCCAGTTGGAAGCAGGACACAACCTTGAGAAGTGACGCATGACAGTGCAAATCTCTACCTTCAGGGGTGACTGGGAGTGCAAAACGTTGCGGTGGAAGGCATTCCAACAAAAACGAGCAAATGTAATGTGCGAGTTTACATACGTGCAAATAACAGCAGAACGATAGTGGTTAATTACTACTTATTGCGATCAATTTGATATACATGTATATCAATTTTTAATCACAATTTTGACTGAAAAACTTATAATAACATGATATTGTCATTGGTGGGGACTGCAacgaaaaaaacatattttcacatatcaaatatatattttgattgaTTGTTAAGCCCTAGGGAACATACAGTGCATCCCCACTTTGGCACGCAGCTGAGGACTGATTCCAAACAACATGTCACCAACCTGCTAGCCAAAAGAGGAAGTGAGAACCTGCAGCGGGGGCTTGCATGAGGAAGTAGAGTCACACATTCAGCACATGGTACCAAaaggccccgccctcctccatcctccagcGGATGATCATGTGTCCTTTTGCACCGATCACATGACACACTGAAGATCTCTCTATGTATTGGTGATTCTTCAAGCGAGCCTTCAGAGACCGTAAGGAGGTCAAACGTATGGTTTACTGGAAACGTAAATATACAAGGTGTTAACGACACATTTCCTCTGGACCAATCAGGAGGATGTCACAGATTATCGGCCCATGAGGCGAATGGATGTAGCTGTGTTTATTTACACCTGCTGATATTTGACATGAGAGTACATCCACACCCACTGGCCTGTTTGCTGTCTATGTGTGCATAGATGtggctcacacgcacacacaattttGAAACATAAAGAAATTGTAAACACATATGGAAGGTTTTGAAACAATATGCCaaaatcgaaaaaaaaaaaaactatgtaTTCAGACCAAAAAACAATTGACCTTCATAAAAGTTCTGAAACCTGACTCTTTGTTCCCATGACAACCATCTGAGCATGAGTGCAGCTGTGCTgggttttgagagagagagagagagagagagagagagagagagagagagagagagagagagagagagagagagagagagagagagagagagagagagagagagagagagagagagagagagagagagagagagagagagaaaaaataagagaagaagaagctgggAGAGCGATACAGTTTGCCTTTTGCGTGCTCCACATACTAGCTggcgacccctgaccctactgACAGGAACCTCACGACATGTTTACCAACCCCCTCAACATGTGTGCACCTCGCACACTGAACTGCGCACCTGCCCCATGGCTGGCAACACAGAAAACCAacacagagagagccagagattCTGAGAATAACATACAGACTTATAAATGACCCATTTGACATTCAAttgcagtttttttttactttgactgGTTTAACTTGTTACAAAACTTTCATAAATAGCACTGGGGGTTTCCCCACTCTAGATCTATCAACGCACCGTTAAGGCAGGGGATTTGACTGGATGGGTCTTGATTGTAATCTCAGCTTGTTTGGTTCTCCTGTAGTTTGTCTGTTGAAATGTGTCCTCCAAGCCAATTTCATACCGATGTAAGACAAGGTGTTGGGTCTTTGTTTAAGAAGTGTTGGTCCTATTGTGTACATTACTGAAGTACTGATGCTGAATTATCAATACGTCAAGAGGTTATCTAAATATTACACTAATTATGTGAATATACTCTAACATGTCTTGCCTTCCCTTCATGATGGAAGGCAAAAAACTAGAAATACAACTTATACAAATATTATTAGGGTAGAATTATCAACAACATAACATTCATTGCATTAGCAATGTACAACAGCAGTTGAGATGAGTATTAAGGAGAGACTCCAGCTTTCCATAAAATGTAAAGCATAATCAACCTTGTTGTCCGTTCCACAACCCATTATGTTGGCAGTCATCATCACACCATACATTTAAAGTACAACTCTTTATTTGGTTGGATGAAAACATCCCGATTAATATCATGCACACTAAAACCACAGTAAGTATGGTGGTGTGACGTCCGAACCCAGAATTCAGCCTGCTCAATGTGTGATGGAGGTACAGTGTGTTGCATGTGAATTGTGTGGTGACAACCGAGAAAGGAATTTGCGACAGTGGACCCGAATGTGTGTATCAGTAACTGCAATCGACAGCCAAGATACGAAAGATGTTTTTCCTCATTCCGTAAAACAACTTTTCTATCCGTCAGTTCTGCTATTCGGCCCAGCCTACACACAAGTTTCTATCTCAAACCTAAGGGGTAAAAGGCAGGCGGCTGTGTGAATACAGAACAAAATATAGCAACAACTCTTCACTGAATTAGGTCGCTCTAGGATCATACTGTCTGTTGATTCACACATTAGTTCAACCAATTTTCTTTCATAATTCAGCGAAGACCTTGAAAGTATGGTTTCCTTTTTCTTTCCGTCCTTTCGCATGACTATGCGAAAGGGCATGAATCAGAGAGAGGTCTTCTGCTTCCCCTCACTATTTTAGAAGTCGTAAGGTTTAAGCAAGATTCACCAAAACATAATCATGACTCATAAGGGATTTTGGGAAATGGATTGTTGTGATGGTGTCTAAGGGGGGATTCCAATCTCACAATTAATATGGTCAGCATGCTGTCATTTGAATGGAATCAACAAGCTCAGCACAGACTTGAGGCCATGGAAATGTATGGAACACATTTCTTATAAATGACCTGAGAAGTACAAAAGCAGAAAGCAGGCCATTTGGCCATTTTGGCCTAAGTCAAATTAGGAAGTGGAAGGTGACTTAAGCCAGATCAGCAAAGTGGTGTCAGCATAAGTAACCAAACATCAAAGCGTTTTGACCCTGCTGCACGTCTGCCCTTTGACCTTTACTGTTGTGTTTACTGAGGAATAGAAGGAATGTCCAGTCGTCGGGGGTCACAGGTCAAAGCAGTGCGTTCGTGTGACACGAAGTGGTATAAGCATTCGAAGTGTGGCATTCACTTGTTAGACATTCTGCTGGCTTTTAAAATAAATGCCGATTGCTGTTCAATGTAATCCAAAACATCACACAGAGTAATGACATGCACATGCGTGTACATACAAGTCTTGCTGTGTAAACAAAGACGTGTTTGCGGAGATGCGCGGATCTATTATAAGCTTTGCCGACGGGTTTACGACAAGGTTTCTTTGCACAATACCGGTTTGTACACAGCGGTATATCCAGGGTGGATACGTGATGGCTGTGGATAGAGGCACGGTTCTCTCAAACAAGAACATCGCGCGGTCCCTTAAGGCTGTCACCTGTGGCACACTTTCTAAAAGTTTTCTCATGCTTCTATGGAAAAATAGACGGAAAACATTGCGTTGATTTCGATACGCTTTTCAAAAATACACATAGGCTACTGGAGAACAAGTTACAGCTAATTCCGATAATAGCGCCGTTCGTTAGGTGTCATAATTCATGGAAAAGTGAGCAAAGGGCATAAATTAACCACGAGGGACAGGCGAATATTAATGTCAGGGGTTGTGTGAAGATTCCCAGGGCGGCTTGAGTTTAACCAGTTGCCACATTTAAGGTGCAAAATATCACTTACCCGCTCTGAAGGTCAGACAGCACGAAGTTACGAGTCAGGTTCAGGAAAGTTTGCGTCCGCCAAACCTCCTTTACGCAATGGTTTATAACTGAGATTGCGACGCACGAGCCTAGCTAAACACGCCACGAAGTGTAGTTACGCGCCTCAACGTGTATCTGTGTTACGGTAAACCACATTGCCTGCACTTGGATGGACGATTTGTTTTCGTTTTGTTCGACGAGATGTTTTGACAACTTGGGGAGCTTCTGCGCGGTCACCTGTGTGCATAGTGACAGCTCACGCCACCAATGACAGAGCACACATGCTGTGAGGGAAATGTAGTTCTCGGATACAGTCAACACGTGTTATTTTCTGGCAGTGACGTGATTGCTTCGACACGTCCTATGTATAACTAAAGGGCATTTGAAATGTCTGCCAAGACCCTAACGGCACGAATGCCCTTTAGCGGCGTTACTTTACCACTTTAGTTTGGCCCTACTGGTAGTCTCGTGTGAACCGACTGGTGAGTTTGTTTCGTCAGTGATGTCGAAAGGACGGGTTAATGGATTGTTGCATTTAATTGGATTTCCATGCGGACAATGCAGGCGTGTATGGACATAACTCTAGATTACTTCCCAATGGATATAGAGATCAGTAGGCTGTTTAGTATTTACCCTTCAATAAAACGACAGGTAGAATGAAAAGCCGTGGTCCTAGCTATACCTCATTATGCCACAAGAGGGCAGTACACCGCCAGGCTTATTTACACGAGGAATGACCGATTTTTTTTTCCGGTCCCAAACCTCTTAAGAGAAATAAGTTTCAGGGAGcggtttgtgtttttattccaGTGTAATGAATAGGTTTATACATGGAATCCAGATCACACAAAAGGTTTCCAAATGTGGAAGAAAAAAATCATCATGTTGCTTTTATCTAGCAAGTAGGGTTGATTCAAATACATATGTTGGATTTTCAGCGTCAGCATCCCTTTTAAAATCAAAAGGGCTAGAAAATAAGTCaattacatatatttttttacttaaatGCAGACATAAAATCTAATAAAAGGTGAGCCAAGACCTTGAGTCTTAAGCCAGATcctaaaatgaaataataaatatagtaaTATATGAACAATTCAATCGGCAGGATCTTTCCTATTTCTGAACCATGTATTTAAAACTAATCTTAACAATGGAGGATAATATTCCTTAGTCTAGTGGGAAGCAGGATTCAAATCCGAGGTTGAATAAGGAAGTACATTTCTAGCTCAATGCTGCTCGTGTGGGTCCAGGGGAATCTAGTTCTAGTGTAGACAGGACACCAGTAGGACAACAAATGGGCACAAACTGAGTTATGGGAGGGGCAGGAACGGAGAACTAGCATCTGTCTGCAGTCATGGGGGCAGTGCGGTGCCGTATGTGCTCATGTAAGACCAGGACCTGGGGTTCTCGGGTTCTAAGCAGGAGACATTGACTCTCTGCTATCAAGAATGTATCAGGTGCAGGCTGAGTAGGGGTACTGTGGGTGCCACCAGTCCATGAGCCGGACGCTGTGCACCGGGTCGAGCACCACCTGCAGCCCGCAGTgttccaccctcctcctcccgcggCGCGGCGGGGAGTCCTGGAAGAGCAGGCGCACGCGGTGATGCCGCATGTCCGTGCTCACGTTGATAGcaaactggggggggggggggcagacataGAGAGGTTGGTTATTTAGCAGACAGACCTTAAGTGACTCCCACTGAATTCATGCCATGTCATGCCATTTAGGAGCGGTAAAGGGTGGAGGTGCAGCAACTTGAGATGCGGCTCGACACCGTGCCCGTCGTTAGTTGGGGCAGTGGGATCTCCAGTTTGAAACATTCTGGCTTTTTTGGACTGTGCTGCAACTCTAGCGGCCCTGCCGGGTCAAAGTGAGGGCTTGGTTTGCAAAAAATGTGTCCCGAGATCCATCTTTTTTTGTGCcggtctatctatctctatcctGATGGGGGCCTGGTGAACCGGCAACCAATTGATTCAGGAAATCAGTGGCAATACGTAGCCCTAGTCCCGTGAAACCCCTTTCCACAGTGCTTTCTCCATAGGAGGACAATGGAGACGGTCGGAGGCGTCTGACCGTATCTAAAGTGAACGAGCCTTTTAGGCAAAAGGTAGGCTGCAGACATTAGGGATGAAACCAAGTACCTTTTGACTGGCAGTTGAACACCCGCACCTAGCCAGCGTTAAGATAAGCTTGGTGGATAATCTTCCTTGCTCGCTAACACAAGGAAGTATAAGCTTGAGTATGTTGTACTGACCGTGGTAAGGGTCATCCCCATGACCACAGGTGTGAAGATGAAGTTGAGTGTGAAGACCCGGAGCAGGTAGCAGTCAGAGTCCGGGTTGGCGTGGACGTCTTCATACTGCctgggcaggcagagagagTTGGTGTTGCCGTTCTTACTATGCCTCTGctgggttgaggaggaggagaggaacgtTTTTAAATACCATTTATACACCATGACCTGAACAGAGATTTAAGTTGTTGACTTTGGGAGAACTCCTCTACCTGCTTTAGAAACTTGAAGTTGAACTCCCACATAGCTTCAGGCCGAGTCCCAGATACTTTCGTGACCCAGAACAGCAAACACTGCAACAGGAGAAAGACGTCACTCAAAGTGGGACATTCTGAAAGCGGAGCACCTACTTTGACTTCCAAACGTCACCCATGAGCCACATCTTTCTCATACTGAAACATGAGGGGAATCTCTGCTAGGGTTGGGCACCGAATTCTGTACTTTAAAAAAAGGTAGTGACTGCAATGATGGACCGAGTATCTATTCAAGTTAAATCAAATCGGTACCAAATACCGGCTGGAGAGTATGCTTCAATTTATTTTCGAGAGATAGTGCGTGACTACATCGCAACTCTGGTTGCAAGTGTGGTTGTTCACATGTTTCCAGACTTGATGTAGATATCAGGCTGCTCAAATAGTTGAAATGCGACATGTTAACATGACCAGGAAGAAACCTGGTCAAACACCACAAATATCTAAAAGCCGTGGTATGTACCATTTCTGATAGCCCTGCAGCTCAAGTTATCAATCCTGCAGCCAGAGTCTGAGAAGTTAAACAATCCACGGAGGGTGAAACTGAGGCATGAGCTCTTGGATAAGTTAGCAATTTGGGTATTTTCAAAACCTTAGTAGTAAACCAATAGTACCTGCATACTATTTACGGGGACTataatgatgaatgaatgattggAACTGTGAATGAACTAGACAGACACACTATAATTGAATTAGCTGTTGACTTATTACAACTGAAATGACATTTGTGTACCGGTAACGGTATCATTTCCAGTATGAGCTTTCATGTCGTCTATTTCCATTTTCAATAATGTATTTTGTGAGAAATTGTATACTAttgtaaaacactgaaataaatGAGTGGGGGAGTTAGATGCGTTTATTCACTGCGTAAATGAAACAGATGTTTCTTGTGGTAATGATGTACTCAGGTTTCCTAGCTCCTTTCCTCAAAATGGTATAATAGGTAACATTTCTGCATTATATCCAAGAACTTTTGAGATGTGTACTTACATTATCATAATTGTTTAATTAAAGAATGGTCAAACCCAGAGAAATCTGTAGTTTTATTCACAATAACAACCTTTTCATTTGGTCGCATGTCAATGTCATATCCCCTTTACCTCCTAACTTCCGGAGACACGCATGAAACAGTAATCCAATAGAGACCTAAATTAttgatatatttaaatattgagGTTGAACAAGGTTGCTAATTTAGCAAGTGGCTCATGCCAGCCATAAAGTTTATGCAGACTACTTGGATGCCATAGGTTGACAATTCTTACACAATCTAAAATTGGTAAATCTTATGTCATTGTAGAGCTGCTGCATGCAATACATTGATTATGCTCTCATCAACACGTTGACACCAATATGTCTGATTATCTCCTCTACATGCACACTCCAATACAGCCAATATTTGACAAAATAAATCAGGGGAATACTTAAAAAACACAGGAGCATGCTTTTGAGTTTACCTTTGAGTTGAGCAAGGAGGTAGGCGTGGACTCTGGCAGAATGGGAACCTTGGAGAAGCGCAGGCTGAAGGGCTCgtacaggaggaagagggagcggatCACACATGCCCGCAGGCTCTGCATCCTGTCGATGCATTTTGGCTGCAGACGGAACGGCAGCTCAGCATCCAGGCTGTAGTGTCTTGATTGAGagattaggggggggggggaaaggggggggttCAACGATGAGACCTTCtgaacgtgtgtatgtgtaatgtGATAATTACTTCGACAGCAAGTTATATCAGCAACAGATATACCCTCAAACCTTGTATGCTATTTAACCCTATATAATCCTTTATACTGCTTTTCAAGCTCATGtgtcaatattttatttttgtttctgtAACCATTTTGACTATTGCATGCATTTTAGGGTCAAGCACTTTGctaacaatggcagaatgtaAGATTGGGCGAGACAAAGCCAGCAGACCTTCTGTAGAGCCTGGTCCAGAAGGCAGCAGTGCATGTGACAATCCAGGCATTCTTGCAGATCAGGGAAAATCTGCAAACATCTTCAGGACGGATGTAGGCGGACAGCATTAACCAGATATCCACCGGATACTCCCCTCCATCATAGCTCTCACTCTCTGATAGTGAGAAAGAAGAACTTTAGAAAATCCCTCCTTCATGTGAATTACAGACCCACATTATGTGCGCGGAATAGGTaccttttattttgtttttcttctttctgaCAGATTTGCTTTCATTTTCATCTTCCTCTGACTCTGCTTCGAGATCGTCGCTGCTCTCCGAGGTGTCTCCTGTGACTCCCAAGGCAGAGGACAGCACCTCATCCACAGCACCCACGGAGGCCTCCAGGCCACACAGTAACTTGACTGGCAGACAACACCAACAGGATTAACGTTACCACACGACTTTCTAAAGGAGAAACGGTGCCAatagtaaaaaagaaaaagaaaaaagtctaAAATGCATCCAGATCCATATAACCTACCTTCTTTTTCAACTGCATTGATCACAGCCTTTTTCACCCTCCCCGACTTCACCACAGCGGGGTCTGCATTCGCGTAATCAGCTACTGTCACTAATGGGGGAAATGTGGGTAATTCTTCGAATTAAGCATAAGCAATTCAGTCTTTTACTCATTACTCAAACGGTGACAGTATGGGGTTTCTGGAGCCGATCCAACCCTTTAAACCCTGTCTAAATAGTGTCACTATTATGAATCCATTGAGTGCTAAACAAATCAGGCTAAACATAAGACGACGGAGTGAGTGGTTGAAATAGCGAACTAGTTGACCTGATTCAGAACAGATGTCCCCAGGCTTAAATTTCAGCCGTTTTCGGTTCCCTTTCTTGGGCATGACGACTTCAATGATATGTGGACCCTTAACGCGATTGTGTGTGCTGCCATGTCTCTAAGACAAGCAAACCTAAATAAAAAGAGATAAAAAATTGAGTGAATTTAAGAAAGGTTCCTCCGGGATCTTCAGCCATCATGGAATGACGTACTCATTTTTGTATCGCGAGATTCCTATCAGCAACTTGTTTTCTTCTCTTACATAAATATAGCCCAAGTCTACGAAGCGTCTGTACTACTGTCATCTACAGGCACAATTGTGTAATTGCACCGTAATACACACTTAGATAtttttatgaatatatatatatatgtttgtttttattattattattactattattttattagtagtaataatagtagt encodes the following:
- the tmem183a gene encoding transmembrane protein 183A, producing the protein MPKKGNRKRLKFKPGDICSESVTVADYANADPAVVKSGRVKKAVINAVEKEVKLLCGLEASVGAVDEVLSSALGVTGDTSESSDDLEAESEEDENESKSVRKKKNKIKESESYDGGEYPVDIWLMLSAYIRPEDVCRFSLICKNAWIVTCTAAFWTRLYRRHYSLDAELPFRLQPKCIDRMQSLRACVIRSLFLLYEPFSLRFSKVPILPESTPTSLLNSKCLLFWVTKVSGTRPEAMWEFNFKFLKQQRHSKNGNTNSLCLPRQYEDVHANPDSDCYLLRVFTLNFIFTPVVMGMTLTTFAINVSTDMRHHRVRLLFQDSPPRRGRRRVEHCGLQVVLDPVHSVRLMDWWHPQYPYSACT